The Methanococcoides methylutens MM1 genome has a window encoding:
- a CDS encoding ABC transporter permease — MKPAKILKISLNMVKGNKLRSWLTIIGVIIGIASVMTVVTTGEFFQDQVTKTLEGFGGDTITIVASTPFQVIDEEEVGAEPVEGQEYNEYLEDPDMDAQAKLTKKDVQTLERIPEVEYINVKVESSALLDMSGEETSVWISGVDPKVWEKMTTEKIAEGRMLKPGDRNVVVISDSLSNEAFKDKKIRLNQMIVLNERSYRVVGILAKGDGLLGGISSMFGSSVYMSCDDVYDLQAEDDAFAKEEGVYDSIEVMLYEGSDVNAVLDDMENKLKLSRRVDEDTKDFYISSQKEIMEGTNKLITALTAFLAFIAGISLLVGSVGIANTMFTSVLEKTKEIGIMKAIGARNEDILMIFLCNAALIGLVGGLLGILLGTAIVQFIVFLISMQLKIPFAFTLSLKATAMATIVSIGVGMVAGLMPAKNASKLNPVDALRYE; from the coding sequence ATGAAACCGGCGAAGATATTAAAGATATCATTGAACATGGTCAAGGGTAACAAGCTGAGAAGCTGGCTTACGATCATTGGAGTTATCATAGGCATAGCCTCTGTCATGACCGTGGTGACCACAGGCGAGTTCTTCCAGGACCAGGTTACCAAGACGTTGGAAGGATTCGGAGGTGATACTATCACCATCGTCGCTTCTACTCCCTTTCAGGTCATCGATGAAGAAGAAGTAGGTGCTGAACCTGTTGAGGGGCAGGAGTATAATGAGTACCTTGAAGACCCTGACATGGATGCACAGGCAAAGCTAACAAAAAAGGATGTTCAGACCCTTGAACGCATCCCTGAGGTCGAGTACATCAATGTAAAAGTGGAAAGCAGTGCATTACTGGACATGAGTGGCGAGGAAACATCCGTATGGATAAGCGGTGTGGACCCGAAGGTATGGGAGAAGATGACCACGGAGAAGATCGCCGAGGGGCGGATGCTAAAACCCGGTGACAGGAATGTCGTGGTGATCTCTGATTCACTTTCGAACGAGGCTTTCAAGGATAAGAAGATAAGGCTTAACCAGATGATCGTCCTGAATGAAAGGTCATACAGGGTTGTCGGCATCCTTGCAAAAGGTGACGGACTTCTTGGGGGCATAAGCAGTATGTTCGGCAGTAGTGTGTACATGTCATGCGACGATGTATATGATCTTCAGGCCGAGGATGATGCATTTGCAAAAGAGGAAGGTGTCTATGATTCCATTGAAGTGATGCTTTACGAAGGATCCGATGTGAATGCTGTGCTTGATGACATGGAAAATAAACTGAAGTTATCAAGACGTGTCGATGAGGATACAAAGGACTTCTATATCTCCTCACAAAAGGAGATCATGGAAGGTACCAATAAGCTGATCACCGCTCTGACTGCATTCCTGGCATTCATTGCAGGGATCTCCCTGCTGGTAGGCTCAGTTGGCATTGCCAACACAATGTTCACCTCAGTGCTTGAGAAAACAAAGGAGATCGGTATAATGAAAGCGATAGGTGCCAGAAATGAGGACATCCTCATGATATTCCTGTGCAATGCTGCCTTAATAGGTCTTGTAGGCGGTCTGCTTGGTATCCTGCTGGGAACGGCCATCGTTCAGTTCATCGTGTTCCTGATCTCCATGCAGCTGAAGATACCATTTGCATTCACACTGAGCCTGAAGGCAACAGCGATGGCAACCATCGTTTCGATCGGAGTTGGCATGGTGGCTGGCCTGATGCCTGCAAAGAATGCATCGAAGCTGAATCCGGTGGATGCTTTGAGGTATGAGTAA
- a CDS encoding DMT family transporter, producing the protein MEDRTKGILYMLTVVAIWGFSFVATKVLLNYLDPATIGFTRFFIATVLLFAICRKREKYALDEVKYVAIAGFLGITCYYMFENVALTFTTATNSSLIGATVPVFFLFTIDALRRKFSKTTKYIGAFIAFVGVGLLILNGTFNLNLNPLGDFLMFGSVFSWIFYTLIIDRLGSRNMLIVSRDLTLSGTIFLLPFALYEAQDLRIDIFSQNDLLVVVAALIYLGLFCSALGFLFWNKAIHLAGSSTTTNGIYLLPLVTIIGDSIIIGNVPNIYVMIGTMLVLAGVYLSERNGNGRMKDQ; encoded by the coding sequence ATGGAAGATCGTACAAAAGGAATTCTCTACATGCTGACGGTTGTTGCCATCTGGGGATTCTCCTTCGTTGCAACAAAGGTGCTGCTGAATTATCTTGATCCTGCAACCATCGGATTTACCCGCTTCTTCATTGCTACCGTTCTACTATTTGCGATCTGCAGGAAAAGGGAAAAATACGCACTTGATGAAGTAAAGTACGTTGCAATTGCTGGTTTCCTGGGAATCACCTGCTACTACATGTTCGAGAACGTAGCACTTACATTCACAACTGCCACCAACTCTTCCCTCATCGGCGCAACAGTTCCGGTATTCTTCCTGTTTACCATAGATGCCCTCAGGAGGAAATTTTCAAAAACAACAAAGTATATTGGTGCCTTCATCGCGTTTGTCGGGGTAGGGTTATTGATACTAAACGGAACTTTCAACCTTAACCTGAATCCGCTGGGAGATTTCCTGATGTTCGGATCGGTCTTTTCCTGGATATTCTACACCCTGATCATCGACCGTCTGGGTTCAAGGAATATGCTTATTGTATCCCGAGATCTTACATTGTCAGGTACGATCTTTCTCCTTCCATTTGCACTTTACGAAGCACAGGATCTCAGGATAGATATATTCTCTCAAAATGACCTCCTGGTAGTTGTTGCTGCTCTCATTTACCTGGGGTTATTCTGCTCAGCACTGGGCTTCCTGTTCTGGAACAAGGCAATACATCTCGCAGGCTCCAGTACCACTACCAATGGAATCTACCTTCTCCCGCTTGTAACAATTATAGGAGACAGCATAATAATCGGGAATGTGCCGAACATCTATGTTATGATCGGGACAATGCTTGTCCTTGCTGGTGTTTACCTTTCCGAACGTAACGGAAATGGTCGTATGAAAGATCAATGA
- a CDS encoding COG1361 S-layer family protein translates to MNSKKLSSIIVLFLFISIAFGQTAMALTNSDRGLIVDLLNQNPDPVKPGDILEIRFSVQNTRSSTTDNVVVELVPKYPFSKVSGQPIIENIGKLGKRYEDENSKVVKFELLVDNNVNAGQYPLEVLVYEQGNRDHASLKQEVMIDIDSESNAEIESISLEKLVPGKKTNLSFVIKNVGNSPLKNAMFSWESTSDLILPVGSSNVKYINFIDIGENATVEYQVLTNVNTKPGLYKLDMTLVYDDVEELQTITQAGTLENQKRKTIESKAGIYIGGTTDFDIVFVEQTQRGDYSFSVSNIGNNKASSVTISIPDQEGWNVNGGSNSVVLGSLQKGDYTIADFGITPDTYGEFLPLKFQIAYTSSDGEREVQDKELSVLASKPVLIQESAKSSGSKSWVVLAFAVACVAGFVFYKKKKL, encoded by the coding sequence ATGAATTCTAAAAAGCTTTCAAGTATTATAGTATTATTTCTCTTCATTTCAATAGCATTCGGACAAACTGCAATGGCACTGACCAATTCAGACAGGGGATTGATCGTCGATCTCCTGAACCAGAACCCTGATCCGGTAAAACCCGGTGATATTCTCGAGATCAGGTTTTCCGTCCAGAATACCAGGTCAAGTACAACCGATAATGTTGTTGTTGAGCTTGTACCTAAATATCCTTTCAGCAAAGTTTCAGGACAGCCGATAATCGAGAACATCGGAAAGCTTGGAAAACGCTATGAAGATGAGAACAGCAAGGTTGTGAAGTTCGAACTTCTGGTTGACAACAATGTCAATGCAGGGCAATATCCCCTTGAAGTACTGGTCTATGAGCAGGGCAACAGGGATCATGCTTCTCTGAAGCAGGAGGTCATGATAGATATTGATAGTGAATCCAATGCCGAGATCGAATCCATCAGCCTTGAAAAACTGGTTCCTGGGAAAAAGACCAATCTCTCCTTTGTGATAAAGAACGTGGGAAACTCTCCTCTGAAGAATGCCATGTTCTCCTGGGAAAGCACAAGTGATCTTATACTTCCTGTTGGTTCAAGCAATGTGAAGTACATCAATTTCATCGATATTGGTGAGAATGCCACAGTGGAGTATCAGGTATTGACGAACGTCAACACAAAACCCGGACTATACAAGCTGGATATGACACTTGTTTATGATGATGTGGAGGAACTGCAGACCATCACGCAGGCCGGAACGCTGGAGAACCAGAAACGTAAGACCATTGAGAGTAAAGCGGGTATCTACATCGGAGGTACAACTGACTTTGATATCGTCTTTGTCGAACAGACTCAGAGAGGGGATTATTCTTTCTCGGTTTCAAACATCGGTAACAACAAGGCAAGTTCTGTAACGATCTCAATCCCTGATCAGGAAGGCTGGAATGTGAATGGCGGCTCAAATTCTGTAGTTCTTGGCAGTCTTCAGAAAGGTGACTACACAATAGCAGATTTTGGGATCACACCTGACACTTACGGTGAGTTCCTTCCACTGAAATTCCAGATCGCATATACCTCAAGTGACGGTGAAAGGGAAGTTCAGGACAAGGAGTTGTCAGTACTTGCATCAAAGCCGGTGTTAATACAGGAATCAGCCAAGAGTAGCGGATCAAAGAGCTGGGTGGTCCTTGCTTTTGCAGTCGCTTGTGTTGCAGGCTTTGTGTTCTATAAGAAGAAAAAGCTCTGA